Within Oncorhynchus nerka isolate Pitt River linkage group LG8, Oner_Uvic_2.0, whole genome shotgun sequence, the genomic segment AACATGTTGTCCAGTTCACTAGTGCTGGGGGTGTACTTCACTGTGCAAAACCGGCAGAAACCCAGTTTATACCTGGAAGCAACACAAAGGTCCAAATGGTCAAATACTGATCTGATCAAATGCTGAAATTATAATTCATCCTAGTGGCAATATCCTTTATTAATGTTTTACAGAATTATGAAAACGTATATGCATACTGCACTGTTTATAATGATGTATTTGCATTATACGTAAAATACTGTCTATGTTTCTGTTAGTATAGGGACAATTAAGTTATTATCTATCTATTACCTATCACCTATCCAGTCATTTCAGAGCGGTAGGACTTGAGGGAAATGAAACCGGGCTGTAGGCTTTAGGTTAATCATAAACCTACATGTAACACTTGAGAGGTCGATAGGTGGTAACCAACACATAGAGACGCAGGTCAAACTTCTTGCCTCCGATCAGCAGTGGGTTGTCGATgtacagagagatgacataggCCTCCTTGCCACTTGAGGCCGCTACAAACCTAGCAAACACAAAGGAAACAGAGCATCAGTCATTTATCTATGGACATCTCATCTACGGACAACGGTGTTGAGAACAGCAGATTCCAGAGTAGTGGGGTAATACTACCTGTATGACATAAGACTGACTGCGAACAATGCAGATGCAAGCAAAGACTCACCTTTGGCAGCCACACACAGGACATGTTTATCAGTAGTtagtagaggtgtgtgtgtgtgtgtgtgtgtcagcactcACGTGGAGGTACGGCTGTCTCGAGACCACTTCTTGATCTGGGAAAGTTTGTTGATGAGGAAAATGCCTTTTCCCTGAGCCTTCCCACACGGCTTCATTATCCACGTGCTGGAAGGACTCTTACGGAACTCCTCCACAAACAGATTATAATCTGCCGGAAGCATGAACGTCACCGGCACAAAGTCTGGGTCAcaaccagacagggagagagggagtataaAAACGCAGAGAAATACGAAAGGACGGTATTGATGACATTTGTTTAACGGCACAAAATAATGAGTGAGTTTAGCTCTGTTATTGCCCAAGACCCCAAAAAAGGGCCACTTCTAGTCAGAGCCCCTTGTAGCAGGTGCAACTGAAATTGAAATGTATCTTACATCCACATGTATTTACATATACTGTAAGTAAGCAGTGTGCGTGTACGGGAAAGCTCATAACTGCCACCTAAATAAAGGTATTTCCCGTTTTCGTCTTTCTCTGCCAGCGGGCTTCCCTCCTTCTCCATATCTTTGCGGTAGCGTTTGATGTTCTTGATCATCAGGTCCTTCCTGGTCAGCTCGTAGTGGTTGGGGAAGTGGTTGACCATCTGCTCGTCCGAGAGACGGTAACCCGTGTCCACACTGAACACGTTCCGGATGGTCTGGACGCTCATCCTATAGGGAGGCATAGACGGATCATAAACAGGGTTTCCCCAAGGCTGATGGAGATTCGCGGGGGGTAGTCAGTCAGGGATGGGATTTTTGTGATTAATCAGGAATTTCAGTTTTTCTGAATGACATTATCTGTTATTTACAGTTACACACCCTTGCAATTTGTCTAATTTACCCCTGAACGAATATCTAAATCATTTTTTATGTTGTCCTGGGCTGTGTTCAGTAGGCACAAATAATATAAAACTTTTAAAAAAGAAGATGAGTGTTTTTATTTGACAAGACCAAGTAGAATCGTTTCAAAGCATTCTTCTCTCCCGTTTTGTGCCCACTGAACACGACCCTGATCTCTGTATGTGCTACACTGGCATTCATAAGCACCCACTGTGTATTGTCACTCAGAGAAAGCTCCATAGCtctaatgacagcctaccagtaGAAGTTCCAGTCCTCGTTCTCTGTGACCTGAGTCCATCCTCGCTTCTCAAAGTTGTTGATGAGTACGGATTTCTCAATGTCGGTCACCCATTTCACCTTATTAGCCATGGTtcctcctagtctctctctctctctcacacacacacacacacacacacacacagagagagagaaacacacaccaatgcaagcacaaacacacacgcacagatgAGCTTAGCACGTGTAATAAACATAGGTATAACTAACGTTCATAGTCTATTGTTTTGCCCATGATGAGCCACTGCAGTTAGCTATCTCGCAAAACCACTGAATTCATGTGCTATATTCACAACTATCTTTTGGTAGCATTTTGATGTCCTGTAAAGCATTGGACACAATCGCGTTATGTCAACTAGCTAAGTATCTATGTATCCTTCCACACCAAATAACAGTTTTAGCTAGCTACCTGGAAATCGATCTTCTAATGTTCTTGTCAGACCACCGGTCATCAGCCCCAGCTAGCTGGATCCACTCTGCCTGAGACACCTGCAAAGGATAATGATATTCATCCAATCGTGATGTCTGGTTCAATCGCCTTCAAGGGGAATTTAATGCAAATTATAAAGGAGAAATCCTCAATTTATTGACTTCACCCATGTAATCTGCTAAAAGGGTGGATGCTAGTTATCTCTTATCTTGATTTATCGATCCATCCCAGTCAGCTGGAAGATGAATACCGTGCTCTTCCGGGTGAATAACCTAGCAACCGACGACGCGTCGAACTGTCAAATATTCCCCGCTCGTTCCACCACAGGGTGGCGCTAAATGCACATGGTCCAATTTTTAGCGTGCAGAGACATTTTGCGCCTCATGATGCCCTCTAGTGGTTGTTGAGAGAAACACTCCTCAAGGATCTTCCTGGTGTAACTGCCATAGGCGTGGCTGTTGAAATGATAATTGTGGCAGTTACCTGAAAACAACAAGATTAAAGGACGCTGCTGTAAGTTGGAACATTATAAACAACTGTGAAATGTTCAAAATATTTTTATATTTAGGATATTGTTCTATAATGTCCATATCATTTGCGTTACAGGGCGGCGTCTACTTTAATCTACAAAATAGGTAAGTTTTACATTtttgttattctacaatgcaCCTGTTCCTTTGTCGTCAGACAAGGAACATTGCGTCGACAGATATTGACTGCAGTACTGCTTTTCCATAGATGTGAAACTCTTGCATTCAAATAGGGAAAATTATACTGTCTTTCTTGCTTTGTGTGAACTTCAAATCGACCTTCGGTTTGTTTGGTGAAGAGGATGACATCACCTTGTCTTGACAAACCCCTATCAAACATTACTATCCACAAATAATATTTTCCCCCAATTGTTATGATTTGATCATGCTGTAGAGCTAAGGAATATATGTTATTAGCATTAATACTATTATTAATTTAATAGTTAAATAATTCATAGCATCTTTATTACCTAtattttatattgtatttatttttatttgccgGTCAttttgccgctttccatgttgtctgttgtctgtagcttgtgaggtatggaaacactttgttgcttttatgaattttgtcatgctgctttttgttctatgttgctctgtctgtatgctatgtcttgcttgtcctatgttgctctgcctGTGCTCATTGTtcaatgattgtctatattgtaattgtttttaataacctgcccagggactgcggttgaaaattagccgacTGGCTAAAACCGaaacttttactgaaacgttgattaatgtgtactgtccctgtaaaaaataaaataaactcaaacttcTGAGACTAATGACAAATCCATCCTTTCATTGGATTGGCTTGAGACATTACATTTGTAAGGACATTATGTAACATTACAAAATCAAATGTATATTTTAAGATGACAAAACAAGGAAGCAATTGTTTTGCGATGGTAGCCGTTTGGTTGATTTGAGTAATGTAAATCCACCATTTGCATTGTGACTACCTCTCCAACAGCACGTGAGCAGAGGGACAGAACAGCTTAGGGACAGAACAGCTTAGGGACAGGTGAGCAGAGGGACAGAACAGCTTAGGGACAGGTGAGCAGAGGGACAGAACAGCTTAGGGACAGGTGAGCAGAGGGACAGAACAGCTTAGGGACAGGTGAGCAGAGGGACAGAACAGCTTAGGGACAGGTGAGCAGAGGGACAGAACAGCTTAGGGACAGGTGAGCAGAGGGACAGAACAGCTTAGGGACAGGTGAGCAGAGGGACAGAACAGCTTAGGGACAGGTGGGCAGAGGGACAGGTgagcagaggaacagaacagCTTAGGGACAGGTGGCAGGGGGACAGAACAGCTTTGGGACAGGTGCATTAAtgtaggtcacacacacacatacgtgtgtttattttctgtatcgcacacacacacacacactgtatcttGAAACCTCACTGAGCCCATTCTGTGCAGTGAATCCTGAAGATGACATCTTTTCAGGATGAGGAAAGTTTGTGTCCACTGACCTGAATAATCTCCCCGGCAACACACTTCTGATCACATGACTCAATATTTACACAGGTAGATAATTATGGGCGTTACATTTATTATGACcatagtcacacacacagctaggtgCACTGACTCACCtgttagcacacatacacacacacaaaactgttgtcctgacatGGCTTCCACATGATTTATGTGTGACACCCTGAAACTCATAACGTGTGTGTGGCAAACTATTTTCTTTATCAGAAAACAAAATGGTGGAGCACAGAAGAGAGCGACGCCGTGCCATTTCCCTCAGGGCTGGACCTAGTGAGGTGGACAACGTCACCCTGTCTGATGGGAATCTCAGGTAGAGGCTACGTCACCCCAGTCCTGACCTCTTGATCAGTTTACACGATACGAGATAAGAAATTGTTACATTTCACTCAAACTCtgtcaaatccaattttattggtcacatacacatttagcTGATGTTATCTCTTATGACATTCAAAGGAGGTATTCGAACCCTCGTTTTTTCCTCCATTGAAGTAGTCACTAATTTGAGATGATGGGTGAAAGCAAAATGGTTGAAACTGGACACTTTGTTGCTACCCAATCACTGATTACCTCAAGGAATAAAGAATGCATTTCTAATGTTTTGTGAACATCATTTCTGTCCGTCCCTCCTTTAGGATCTATGCCAGGGCTGCCCGGGCTACAGGTCGTCAGCTGGCAGAGATGGGTGACAGACTGGACCGTGAATGGGCAGAGAGACTCCCTAATCAGTGGCCTGTGCCACAAACTCTCCATGTGACAAGTCCTGCCCATGCCCTGACTAGAAGCATCTACAGGTGAGAGGGCTCAAAGACCAGGATGTATTGTGCCAAACAACTAGTAAATCAGTGCTTATTTTGCACATAAGAAATATTTAACACGCAATTAATGAAGATAATATGGTTAACAAAGATCTCATGTAACTCATTATCAGGGGGATACAAGGACAGCTTTGGGGAGTGAAGAGTTTGCCCAGCGTGGCCAAAGCCTGGTTGGCCTCCTCTGTCCACAGGCAGGCTACACAGAGAGCAGAGGCTTGGGTAGCCTGGGTAAGAGCCACTAGCACACTTCCTATACCTACAATATATACTTTTCCTCATGTGCATTGGGGGTAGGGGCTAAGGGTAGATTTGGGATTGGGGATAAGTCTCTTACTACTACTCGTGTGTTGTCCCTTGCCCCTACACAGGTTTCCAGTATTGAACCTCCTAACTACCCTGGTTGGGCCAAAGCGACGCTTGCCACTGTGGCACTGGTGGCCATGGCAACCATTTGCACTGCATTGTGGAAGGAGTAGAAAGGCTAACCGTTGCACTGAGGGGGCCTTGGGCTGGACTTCTAGCTACAATGTTCTATGTTGGACAATTTCCTAATTGAGTGAGATTTTTAAACAATTTTTACTATAGACTTTAATTTAAGAAAAAATAAATGCAGTGTGTGTTATTGATTGATTGTGCTGGATCACGGTTTTTATAGTCTTATCAACTTATTCATGTTTTAAAGACTGTTGCTGGTTTGCAGTATTTTCTATGAAGATTGGGCCTGTTACTGTTTAGACATTTAATTGCCACAACTATCTTATGCAGCTTATCACACCATTAAATGGAAGctgtaaaaatattttttaatgaCTTGAGGAAAAAATGTAACTTGAGAAAACCAAACTGACTTGACTCTCATAAATACCAGATATTTATTTATTGGTGCAAGGTCACTTGAATGAGTTCATATGGACAAAGTAATTTCTGTCACATTGAAGGAAGTATACTGTAGGTAATGTATGTGTATCTGTCTTTAGTACTGATTTACTCATTTTGggtgtcatgacgtggccctcttCGGATATAGCAAGCACcaactctctcttccccctacacCCAGGCTCTGTTATCTCAGATCGTATATTCCTGGAAGGGACTCTCCCTCAtgcagtatagagagagaaaggttcACAGTTGAACTTCTtctacctcacagaacttgagaactaaacaatatccatgttttggagaatgtgtaacCGGTCGGTGGAGAATCCAGCTACAACCGGTCCATTTTGTTAGTTTGTGATCTCATTgagagacaatacagccacattaccataactctgtttatacaagAGTCTCAGTTATGATttgcatctaattattgtataaaatgaatgagtaaagatgaaactatgtaatgtgattttaaaatgtttaatGAAAGAGAATCCAATTCCCTTTAAAGTTAAGTCATTGGCCCGCCCCATGAGCACAGACGGTGATCTGGCGTCATGGGACAGCCTTTTCTGctgttccgaataaaacccccacctAGAGAAACCCACTTCAGACCAAGCGTACCTCGATTACCttagagggctaaggtttgagacggacgattccaacagagatcatgacaacacactgaccgtaaatatatatattgattgcaattgcgTGTTGAGTGAGCGTTcgtgtgcaaaggattagcatttaaattattataattatcaactgtgtagtgTGTCTTTCCCAGCCTTCTCAGCCACACCCACTTCCTCatttgtctaccaagccgtcataccggtttagcccactagggcacatccaCTATCATTTCCTTATAACCGTATCTACtgttttatgcatttctgtgattatttagttcgtcaataaatgattaagacaattgatgtatggatgattcatagtaaaggctgggttTGTGCCAACGATTTACGACGTtcggaatgagactaacgtgaggtaaagaatgaTTAATTCATTCGAaaactaattgatcagatattaaaatatctgaaaagttattaggaaaattataactttaatCTGTAGATTTTCCTTGGtcccccgacttcctagttaattacatttacatgattaaactaaatcacataataataattacagagaattgatttgataaaattagtcttcactttaatgatgccaaagacacgacatggGTGATTGTCAATGggtgtatactgtacagtatgtagaCTGTACTGTATTGATACGAGTCTCTCCACAAATCCATGAGTCCGGTCTTACTCCTCAGACCATAATCCTCTCAGTCATCGTGGGTGGTGACGTCCACGTGTGTGTAGCTCTTGTAGGCCTTCATGTTGCACTTCTGCAGCATGGCCCCCAGCTGCTTCCCGGGGCCCACCTCATAGGTGTGGGGGAAGCTCTGACCCTGGGTCCTCTCGAACACCTCGTGGAGGGTCTGCTCCCACTTCACTGGTGACACCAGCTGCTTGGCCAGCTGCCTGCGCACGTGGCCCTCATGCATGTAGCGCTTGGCGTCCACGTTGGAGTACACGTTGATCTCGGGCCGACGTACCTAAGttgggatgggtagagagactGGTTTGGTAAAGGATTTTTCCACTCCTTCACATGTATTTTCGCATTTATGGAGGGAAACTGTAAATGTTTTTAACCAGACTTATACAATTGACAATCTGTCTGTGGCCCATGTTAGGAATCAAATCTTGTAAACGCCACCATACTTCAAACAACACGACTGGAGATATTCTATACTTCACGTATGCTGGGTTTTGTTACGTCCTGGCTGCACAGTACATTGACCAACTGGAAATTGAAAATATATTATTGACTGATTGATGAAGTTCCGTACCTCCACCTGTCTGAGGACATCTCTCAGGGGCTCGGTGGCAGACTCCATCAGCGCCGTGTGGAAGGCCCCACTCACCGGGAGCGGCCGCGCACGCAGGAAGTGAAGTTTCCTCGAGTTCTGTTGTAGGAAGTCCAGTgcctgagggagggaggacaggaggaagtgTCTGACTCATTCCCAATTccacccctagccccttcccctAACCCATTTAGGTATATCTGAGAAGTAGGCCTATTGCCTGCTTGACTCTGATCTCAAATACATGTGAGGTACATAAAGCCAGGATGTTGTGGCCCAAGAGAGTGACCCAACTTCAAAGAATAATGACTCCCCATCCATCCACTACCTCTTTGTGGCCAGCGATGACTCTCCCGTCGGGGAAAAGGTAGTTGGCCACGCTGCAGACGGGCTCCTTGATGCCCAGGCTAAGGCAGTGCTCTCTGGCTTGCAAACAGGCATATTTGTACTTAGCCTGGGGCCGTCCCATTACCGACAGCATGCCGCTAGGGATCAGCTCTGACGCTTTCTGCATGGCCTCTGCCCGCACCTTCACCGCATACAGGGCTGTAGGATGAAAGAGACAACAAAATATGGCGACTTAGAATTATTTACCATCCGTTCATAATTAAGTATAGCACAGCATTGGATAGACGGTTGAGGCTCACCTTCTGTGAAATCCATGGCACCAGAAAACACCAGGGCTGCAAACTCTCCCACACTAAATCCTGCAGCAGCCACACAATTCTCaatggccttgagatggatgagGTCGCATATGATGGATGACAAGATGTGCGATGAGATTTGTTTGTGGAGAAATAAAATAATATCATTAGTATAAAACATCAGGGTGTCTAAAACATCAGGGTGTCTTAGGCTGTATAGTTAAACATATTTAATGTATGCTTTGCCATTAAATGCACACGTAACTATTTAAATAAGATGCAACTCACACAGCATCGGCGCATAAGCGGCTACAGACATGGCAACTACTGTGGCTTACCGCTGGGTTTTCGTGGTTCAGCCTCTCCACAGCCGCCAGTGATGTGACAAACACGGCGGGCTGACAGTGGACTGTCTTCATCAATTCCTCCTCTGGTCCATCTAGGCACATAGACAGCAAGTCGTAGCCCAGTATCTTCTGCGCGACGGCAAACATGTCCTTGACGTTTCTGTATTTCAGAAGCCCGCGACCCATACCCACGAACTGACTCCCCTGCCCGGGGAAGAGCAGCACAGAACTCTCGCTCGGTTTCCTTTTGGGTCTCCGTTGCTCTTCCTCCGTGGGCTCATTCTCAATGAGTTGGTCTTTGGTCTCGGGTGATGTTtgtgtcccgttctgtgagccaTGCTGATGGGGGTTGTTTGACACTTTCCTGCACAAGAAGGGAAATGACCTAAGCTCCGTTATTGAAGATGTCCTCATATTGAGGAGAGTAGCGCCTCTCATGTTGACTGATACACCTTTTcgcaggacaacaaccttaatGTGCATAATATTGCCACATGCAATCCCTAAATTTGGTGTCCACTGAAGCGGTTCGTAAGTTATAAGTTTACGGTACTCATATTATACACTCCCTGAGACTATCAATCGATGCAGGGCGCAGCCATATTGTTTCGGAGAGAAAAGTCGCTTTCAAATGACGTAGAACGACGGTCAGTGTTTGGGCGCGTTGCAGATTCACAAGATATCACACAAATACATCACAACACGCCAAAAATACTCACATTGAAATAGCAATCTTTAGTTAGAAATATTGCACGTGATTGTTTGAATATTTTTTCATTGCTTGGTAGGCCTACTTACCTACACAAACATGTTCAAGTTCAACTTCGAAAAAACATCAACCTGTATAATACTATATGTGACATATGGACATTATTAAGACATGTATTTGGATATATTTATTTGAAATACTAGTACATATTACATATGCATTTGAAATATGTCAATATATTAGGCATATGCGAGCCACAGATTTAAGACGCTACTTCAAATAGATTGCATTTCAAGAATAAAAGAGAACATATTTGCCTGTCCCGATTCTTCCTGACATGACACTTTTCCTTTCCTGACAAAAAATGGCATACATGAGTTTGTTAGACTGCCTTGTATCAAATAGAGAAGAGAGCAATCACGTTGTTCACACACTACATACTAGTACGCACACTTCTTTTGTACAGAAATTCAAACCTGTCGTTTATCCTCTGTATTGTATCATTTACAATGACTGTTGTCCCCTAGCAAGATGGAAATCTGAACAGTCAGTTCTTGAAGTAGTGTTTTGGCTACTGGGTCCACCTGCCAAGAATCATAGTCCTCATCATGGGACATGTTCGTACAGAACGGAATATTTTTTGTGAAGGAAGAAACAAAAATGTGCATTCTTATTGCACAGGTAGTATCTCCTCGATCAAAGCACTTTCTAAAGGAAGACAAATTCCcttaaatttattttttacagATCCTACTCATCTCCTAGTCAGCACTACCATTGGTAAAGGTCAGGTTCCTCCCCGACTACATTCCAGATCTTCAAAGCCTGGATTGGTATTTAACACATCAGCTAAGCACCTCAATTAATGTAGAAATCTGATGCCCGACTGCACAGTCGACAAAGTGGCACGCAACCATTGATTGATGCAATGCAACACCTGTACATCTAGTCGGGCAGGAACTCAGCCAGACTGTTGACATGTAAAACAACTGGGAATGTTCGACATTGCAGCCAACAGTGCAGACGACTGCCGAATGACTGATCTGCAAAGATCCTTGTGTCATAAATAAACTAcaatattatttgtagatcagtcagtcagtcacaatttacccatgaCACATCACGATCCCCCAGGCTCTGACAGGGTGAAAGCCTCCACCTGTTCCTGTAGTCCTTTCTCTTCTGTAGCCGATTGGCTCTCAAGTATTTGCTGAGTTTCTTGATTGGCTCTTGGTTGGAGTTTAGCGATAAACTCACTGCTGGCTAACGCCCCCTCCTGTTTCGAGCAAGTGATTTTCACTGGCAACGATGATAACTTGTCTGTAGCAAAAGATATGGCATACCATATTTAGTATATTTTATTGACGGTCCATCAAATCTGATTTCTTATTGTAGTATTTTCTTGATTtattacaacagagagagagagagagagacatggcagagcATTACCCCCAGGAGCGACGGGTTTCATTAGGCGGTTGAGCTGAACGTTCCAGTGTCGGACATGGTTGCTGGCTTTACGAAGCTTCTCCTGAGCTTCCTACAGACCCAGAGAGAAGGAAACAAGGACATGAGAACACAGTTAAATCTGATGTCAGTTGCACTTTGTTTTACCATATATCATTTACAAGCTGTTATTGACTTATAGGTGCCCTATGCAACAATTCCACCTGCAAATAATTATATAAAGCTTTTTCACTGTGGACATTATGTCTGCCTAAAGTCCACAGGAGCAAGATTCCCACCTAAAAAGACCCTGAACAATAGCCTTATCCTGCTCTCCCCTCACCTGCtgccacctcttctcctctacctctcatctcctctccctcacctctaggTGTTGGTGACTCCTCTCTCGGGTCTCTCGGAGGCTCTGGAGCTCCTGGGAGGCATAGTGAAGGGCAGAGGGGGCCGGCCGCTCTTCCTTAACTCTGTTTGGGGCCTCCTCCCTGGGGCTGAAGTGGCGGGATGCCTCCTGCTGCTCCTGGAGGAGCAGACACTGcctgctcttctcctcctctgcctgcagT encodes:
- the LOC115132935 gene encoding polyglutamylase complex subunit TTLL1 isoform X2; its protein translation is MANKVKWVTDIEKSVLINNFEKRGWTQVTENEDWNFYWMSVQTIRNVFSVDTGYRLSDEQMVNHFPNHYELTRKDLMIKNIKRYRKDMEKEGSPLAEKDENGKYLYLDFVPVTFMLPADYNLFVEEFRKSPSSTWIMKPCGKAQGKGIFLINKLSQIKKWSRDSRTSTFVAASSGKEAYVISLYIDNPLLIGGKKFDLRLYVLVTTYRPLKCYMYKLGFCRFCTVKYTPSTSELDNMFVHLTNVAIQRHGDDYNHVHGGKWTVSNLRLYLESTRGKEVTSRLFDQIHWIMVQSLKAVAPVMNNDKHCFECYGYDIIIDDKLKPWLIEVNASPSLTSSTANDRILKYNLINDTLNIVTPNGDIPDCRWNRSPPREALGNYQVLVIVLLEDPLAAKFRPPGRGNHVFVNNILILGQVHDAVDINKDPTTSGSKIAP
- the LOC115132935 gene encoding polyglutamylase complex subunit TTLL1 isoform X1, whose amino-acid sequence is MTGGLTRTLEDRFPERERLGGTMANKVKWVTDIEKSVLINNFEKRGWTQVTENEDWNFYWMSVQTIRNVFSVDTGYRLSDEQMVNHFPNHYELTRKDLMIKNIKRYRKDMEKEGSPLAEKDENGKYLYLDFVPVTFMLPADYNLFVEEFRKSPSSTWIMKPCGKAQGKGIFLINKLSQIKKWSRDSRTSTFVAASSGKEAYVISLYIDNPLLIGGKKFDLRLYVLVTTYRPLKCYMYKLGFCRFCTVKYTPSTSELDNMFVHLTNVAIQRHGDDYNHVHGGKWTVSNLRLYLESTRGKEVTSRLFDQIHWIMVQSLKAVAPVMNNDKHCFECYGYDIIIDDKLKPWLIEVNASPSLTSSTANDRILKYNLINDTLNIVTPNGDIPDCRWNRSPPREALGNYQVLVIVLLEDPLAAKFRPPGRGNHVFVNNILILGQVHDAVDINKDPTTSGSKIAP
- the mcat gene encoding malonyl-CoA-acyl carrier protein transacylase, mitochondrial, coding for MHIKVVVLRKGVSVNMRGATLLNMRTSSITELRSFPFLCRKVSNNPHQHGSQNGTQTSPETKDQLIENEPTEEEQRRPKRKPSESSVLLFPGQGSQFVGMGRGLLKYRNVKDMFAVAQKILGYDLLSMCLDGPEEELMKTVHCQPAVFVTSLAAVERLNHENPAAIENCVAAAGFSVGEFAALVFSGAMDFTEALYAVKVRAEAMQKASELIPSGMLSVMGRPQAKYKYACLQAREHCLSLGIKEPVCSVANYLFPDGRVIAGHKEALDFLQQNSRKLHFLRARPLPVSGAFHTALMESATEPLRDVLRQVEVRRPEINVYSNVDAKRYMHEGHVRRQLAKQLVSPVKWEQTLHEVFERTQGQSFPHTYEVGPGKQLGAMLQKCNMKAYKSYTHVDVTTHDD